One genomic region from Bactrocera tryoni isolate S06 chromosome 3, CSIRO_BtryS06_freeze2, whole genome shotgun sequence encodes:
- the LOC120770731 gene encoding ell-associated factor Eaf-like gives MSNRLSVPPAPSTYNHLTVSSGVPHTVYKGNHRKYTKECLLIYDRKTGGITFEKLNHNIQVKKTRSEMTNKPSAIAASANVAPQQKLENSTMRITSKTKVSTGSRRNNIIDFKPRNSPSASASPSAPPSIHKSPQSAPAWNANNTQATLPSIPMIFDDDDDGMFGLTAAAAGNSQTHGGSGSDAANMSSSSSASSHNNSAHDYHMQMQQQQQPAPTKQSKQSHRNNQKRQNNLNAATATSATNATAIAQSHGKQTKHNRMEQRTSSPQTFAQQQQQQQRQQQHNLYQQPQQQSNNNRMYPTNSSSSMQMSNGVTGGYHNSNNMSMGNQMLQHHQTQQQHHNMPGMSSPHDSDAAMASAAAQLEQQIRGLSSSSSSSSSDSSGSDCASDSDDSSDEEDQQQQQQQQQQTQHQMHQLPNLMSALPPMSTAAPQYNRNTPSSGYASNNSHTNNNGAFTSDLLQNDLQLSSNSSDEDD, from the exons ATGTCGAATCGTCTATCTGTTCCGCCAGCACCATCCACATACAATCATTTGACAG TAAGCTCCGGTGTGCCTCATACAGTTTATAAGGGAAAccatagaaaatacacaaaAGAATGTTTGTTGATTTACGATCGAAAAACCGGTGGTATTACGTTCGAGAAGTTAAATCATAATATTCAAGTAAAAAAGACGAG GAGTGAGATGACAAACAAACCAAGTGCGATAGCTGCTAGCGCGAATGTAGCACCGCAGCAAAAACTAGAGAATAGTACGATGCGCATCACATCGAAGACGAAAGTGTCGACAGGGAGTCGTCGTAATAATATAA TTGATTTTAAGCCAAGAAACTCGCCATCCGCATCAGCGTCCCCGTCTGCACCGCCATCCATACACAAAAGTCCACAATCAGCGCCGGC CTGGAACGCGAATAATACGCAAGCCACGCTGCCCAGCATTCCAATGATCTTCGATGACGACGATGATGGCATGTTTGGACtgaccgccgccgccgccggcAATAGTCAAACGCATGGTGGCAGTGGCAGTGATGCGGCAAATATGTCTTCATCGTCCTCCGCGTCGAGTCATAATAATTCAGCGCACGATTATCACATGCAaatgcagcagcaacagcaaccgGCGCCGACCAAACAGTCTAAGCAATCGCATCGCAACAATCAGAAACGGCAAAACAATTTGAACGCAGCGACGGCGACGTCGGCCACGAATGCGACGGCAATAGCACAGAGTCATGGCAAACAGACGAAGCACAACCGCATGGAGCAACGAA cttCCTCGCCACAAACTTTtgcacagcagcagcagcagcagcaaaggcaGCAACAGCACAATCTCTACcaacaaccacaacagcaatccaacaacaatcgCATGTACCCGACAAACTCATCGTCCTCAATGCAAATGTCTAACGGTGTCACTGGTGGCTAtcacaatagcaacaatatgtCCATGGGCAATCAAATGTTGCAACATCATcagacacaacaacaacaccacaatATGCCAGGCATGTCATCGCCGCATGACAGCGACGCAGCCATGGCTAGTGCGGCGGCGCAGCTCGAACAG CAAATACGCGGTCTTAGCTCATCCAGTTCGAGTTCCAGCTCGGATTCGAGCGGCAGTGATTGTGCCAGCGACTCCGACGACAGCAGTGATGAAGAggatcaacaacaacaacaacaacaacaacaacagacgcAACATCAAATGCATCAATTGCCCAATTTGATGTCAGCGCTGCCACCAATGTCTACAGCTGCGCCACAATACAATCGCAATACGCCTTCGTCTGGCTATGCGTCTAATAATAGCCACACCAACAATAATGGTGCATTTACGAGTGATTTGCTGCAAAACGATCTGCAATTATCATCGAACTCTTCCGATGAAGATGATTAg
- the LOC120773025 gene encoding lactoylglutathione lyase-like — MIAKILLSNSIRFWHCARINSAGQIPYGCEIVRLVHPALNVLKSTQSIRTFFTTQAVKMADSVGLSNEEAAALCKPADEATKDFLFQQTMYRIKDPRKSLPFYTGVLGMTLLVKLDFPEAKFSLYFMGYENPDDVPKDPSERKRWAMTRKATVELTHNWGTENEEKPVYHNGNSDPRGFGHIGILVPDVYAACKRFEEHGVEFVKKPDDGRMKGLAFIKDPDGYWIEIFKANVV, encoded by the exons ATGATTGCCAAAATATTGCTGTCAAATTCCATACGGTTTTGGCATTGTGCACGCATAAATTCTGCCGGTCAAATTCCATACGGTTGTGAAATTGTTCGCTTAGTTCATCCAGCgttaaatgtgttaaaaagcACGCAAAGTATTAGGACATTTTTTACAACTCAGGCAGTGAAAATGGCCGATTCAGTAGGTTTGTCCAATGAGGAGGCAGCGGCGTTATGCAAGCCAGCAGATGAGGCGACCAAG GATTTCCTCTTCCAACAAACAATGTACCGCATCAAAGATCCACGCAAATCGCTGCCCTTTTACACAGGTGTGCTTGGCATGACATTGCTGGTGAAGTTGGATTTCCCTGAAGCCAAATTTTCCCTCTATTTCATGGG TTATGAAAATCCTGACGACGTGCCGAAAGATCCCTCGGAGCGTAAGCGTTGGGCAATGACCCGCAAGGCAACTGTGGAGTTGACACA CAATTGGGGCACGGAGAATGAAGAAAAACCAGTATATCACAATGGCAACTCTGATCCTCGTGGCTTTGGACATATTGGTATATTGGTGCCAGATGTCTATGCTGCCTGCAAGCG ttttgagGAGCATGGCGTTGAATTTGTAAAGAAGCCCGATGACGGTCGTATGAAGGGTTTGGCATTCATTAAGGATCCCGATGGTTATTGGATTGAGATTTTTAAAGCAAACGTTGTATGA
- the LOC120770732 gene encoding gustatory receptor for sugar taste 43a-like yields the protein MEINESSLSVFYLSKWLALAPISIQQNAKGVIEIKRSIIFSIYAITLGLIMVILCYEGLLFDANSKVPLRMNSSTSRVVTALDVTVVVFSSLAGIGCGMFSVTPSRELNLRLRKFDASLHSFSNFKRDRITTRIMAIIPMTISGALIAFDIWTWVLQVEISPNMSSTANVKWYIPFYLLYFVMIGFHILFANTAFGLGKRFRRLNAMLKCQYLSESKPYSLVRTQINSIKIMPDKAMSLHESIDRLNTESLPKDGLGKTRVMLLRSLAENHESLGKCVQIFSSTFGIAVLCILVSCLLHLVATAYFLFLALLNPNVTGYAWGQVLWIFLHILRLLLVVEPCHMATLEVSITYILDIFEF from the exons ATGGAAATCAATGAGTCATCTTTGAGCGTGTTTTACCTCAGCAAATGGTTGGCTTTGGCACCGATTTCAATACAGCAAAACGCGAAAGGTGTAATCGAGATAAAACGTAGTATAATATTCTCTATATATGCTATCACTTTGGGCCTAATAATGG TCATACTTTGCTACGAAGGCTTATTGTTCGATGCGAATTCTAAAGTTCCTTTGCG aATGAATTCTTCTACCTCGAGGGTTGTCACTGCGTTGGACGTTACTGTTGTGGTGTTCTCCAGTCTGGCTGGCATTGGATGTGGCATGTTTAGTGTTACGCCTTCACGAGAGCTAAATTTGCGTTTAAGAAAG TTCGATGCTTCCTTgcattcattttcaaatttcaaacgtGATCGGATCACAACCAGAATAATGGCCATCATACCGATGACTATAAGCGGAGCACTAATag CTTTCGATATATGGACATGGGTACTACAAGTAGAAATTTCACCAAACATGAGCTCAA CCGCCAATGTCAAGTGGTATATCCCGTTTTACttactttattttgttatgatcGGTTTCCACATTTTATTCGCCAACACGGCATTTGGACTCGGCAAACGCTTTCGCCGTTTGAATGCAATGCTGAAATGCCAATACTTGTCTG AGAGCAAACCATACAGCTTAGTGAGAACGCAGATTAACAGCATTAAAATCATGCCTGACAAAGCGATGTCACTACACGAAAGTATAGACCGTTTGAACACGGAGTCATTGCCCAAAGACGGTTTGG GCAAAACACGTGTTATGCTGTTGAGATCACTTGCCGAAAACCACGAATCGCTGGGTAAATGCGTACAGATATTTTCAAG CACCTTCGGCATTGCCGTGCTGTGCATACTTGTTTCCTGCCTGCTGCACTTGGTTGCCACTGCGTATTTTCTATTTCTAGCATTGTTAAACCCAAATGTAACCGGTTATGCGTGGGGTCAGGTGCTGTGgatttttttacacatattaAGACTGTTACTGGTCGTAGAACCGTGCCACATGGCAACCTTGGAAGTGAGTATTACGTATATATTAgatatttttgagttttaa
- the LOC120773024 gene encoding lactoylglutathione lyase-like gives MIAKILLSNSIRFWHCARINSAGRIPYGCEIVRLVHPALDVLKSMQSIRTFLTTQAVKMADSVGLSNEEAAALCKPADEATKDFLFQQTMYRIKDPRKSLPFYTGVLGMTLLVKLDFPEAKFSLYFMGYENPDDVPKDPSERKRWAMTRKATVELTHNWGTENEEKPVYHNGNSDPRGFGHIGILVPDVYAACKRFEEHGVEFVKKPDDGRMKGLAFIKDPDGYWIEIFKANVV, from the exons ATGATTGCCAAAATATTGCTGTCAAATTCCATACGGTTTTGGCATTGTGCACGCATAAATTCTGCCGGTCGAATTCCATACGGTTGTGAAATTGTTCGCTTAGTTCATCCAGCGTTAGATGTGTTAAAAAGCATGCAAAGTATTAGGACATTTTTAACAACTCAGGCAGTGAAAATGGCCGATTCAGTAGGTTTGTCCAATGAGGAGGCAGCGGCATTATGCAAGCCAGCAGATGAGGCGACCAAG GATTTCCTCTTCCAACAAACAATGTACCGCATCAAAGATCCACGCAAATCGCTGCCCTTTTACACAGGTGTGCTTGGCATGACATTGCTGGTGAAGTTGGATTTCCCTGAAGCCAAATTTTCCCTCTATTTCATGGG TTATGAAAATCCTGACGACGTGCCGAAAGATCCCTCGGAGCGTAAGCGTTGGGCAATGACCCGCAAGGCAACTGTGGAGTTGACACA CAATTGGGGCACGGAGAATGAAGAAAAACCTGTATATCACAATGGCAACTCTGATCCTCGTGGCTTTGGACATATTGGTATATTGGTGCCTGATGTCTATGCTGCCTGCAAGCG ttttgagGAGCATGGCGTTGAATTTGTAAAGAAGCCCGATGACGGTCGTATGAAGGGTTTGGCATTCATTAAGGATCCCGATGGTTATTGGATTGAGATTTTTAAAGCAAACGTTGTATGA